In the genome of Solibacillus isronensis, one region contains:
- a CDS encoding thioredoxin family protein, whose amino-acid sequence MKTEQQYFEESTSMKEYMDAMSQLKEQSFAIYESFELPEDAAFIEKLKNANVHILAITEDWCGDAMINNPIIRKVAEAADVEIRTALRDADTDLIDRYLTNGGRAIPMYLVLNEAGEVITTWGPRAPQLQQLVTDLRATLPDKEDPSFEEAQKAVYENMRGQYVNDSKLWGYVYEDFKNKVSSAI is encoded by the coding sequence ATGAAAACTGAACAACAATATTTTGAAGAGAGCACATCAATGAAGGAATATATGGACGCAATGTCTCAACTGAAAGAACAAAGCTTTGCGATTTATGAGAGCTTTGAACTTCCGGAAGATGCAGCTTTTATTGAAAAACTGAAAAATGCTAATGTCCATATTTTAGCTATCACGGAAGACTGGTGCGGTGATGCAATGATTAACAACCCAATCATCCGTAAAGTAGCGGAAGCGGCAGATGTGGAAATTCGTACGGCATTACGTGATGCGGATACAGATTTGATCGATCGTTATTTAACAAATGGCGGACGAGCTATTCCAATGTATTTAGTTTTAAATGAAGCCGGGGAAGTAATTACTACATGGGGACCACGTGCACCGCAATTACAGCAGCTTGTAACTGATTTACGTGCGACATTACCGGATAAAGAAGATCCGTCATTTGAAGAAGCACAAAAAGCGGTATACGAAAATATGCGCGGACAATATGTAAACGATTCAAAGCTGTGGGGCTACGTATATGAAGATTTTAAAAATAAGGTAAGCTCAGCAATATAA
- a CDS encoding diacylglycerol kinase: protein MKRARIIYNPTSGREAFKRHLPEVLEKLEIAGYETSCHATTGEGDATKAAIEAVRREFDVVIAVGGDGTLNEVVAGVSQCEKRPKLGLIPMGTTNDFARAVRIPRNVEEALNIIVAGDTIPVDVGILNEDRYFINIAAGGRITELTYEVPSRMKTVLGQMAYYLKAIEMIPSIKATHMKIQMDDEEFDGKAMMFLCGLTNSVGGFEKIAPDASINDGLFTVMILKECNIADFIRIASLALRGEHLSDERVVYRKASRVVVSSDQEVHLNLDGEYGGDAPAVFQNLKRHIEVFVPIDKIREIETDEEVI, encoded by the coding sequence ATGAAAAGAGCGAGAATTATATATAACCCAACTTCGGGCCGTGAAGCATTTAAGAGGCATCTTCCAGAAGTATTGGAGAAACTTGAAATAGCTGGATACGAAACTTCATGCCATGCAACGACTGGCGAAGGTGATGCAACTAAAGCTGCTATCGAAGCCGTAAGACGCGAATTCGATGTCGTAATTGCGGTTGGCGGTGACGGTACGTTAAATGAGGTAGTCGCAGGTGTTAGTCAATGTGAAAAACGGCCGAAGCTCGGTTTGATTCCAATGGGGACGACAAATGACTTTGCACGGGCTGTTCGAATTCCGCGAAATGTCGAGGAAGCGCTGAACATTATTGTAGCAGGGGATACGATACCTGTTGATGTCGGCATTTTGAATGAAGACCGCTACTTTATCAACATTGCTGCAGGCGGGCGAATTACCGAGCTGACATACGAAGTACCGAGCAGAATGAAAACGGTACTTGGGCAAATGGCGTATTATTTGAAGGCGATTGAAATGATTCCTTCTATTAAAGCGACGCATATGAAAATCCAAATGGATGATGAAGAATTTGATGGAAAAGCGATGATGTTTTTATGCGGCTTAACAAATTCAGTAGGCGGTTTCGAAAAAATTGCGCCCGATGCATCGATCAATGACGGGCTGTTTACCGTTATGATTTTAAAGGAATGTAATATAGCCGATTTCATACGTATTGCTTCACTGGCATTACGTGGCGAGCATTTATCCGATGAACGTGTCGTTTACCGAAAAGCTAGTCGTGTTGTCGTATCATCTGATCAGGAAGTTCATTTAAATCTGGACGGGGAATACGGCGGCGATGCACCAGCTGTTTTCCAAAATTTAAAGCGGCATATTGAAGTATTCGTGCCAATCGATAAAATTCGTGAAATTGAAACGGATGAAGAAGTAATTTAA